Proteins co-encoded in one Methyloterricola oryzae genomic window:
- a CDS encoding EAL domain-containing response regulator, translating into MDTPPPDILIAEDDENSRELLVAALGSAGYAVRSAGNGYRALELARERTPDLIISDILMPKMDGYALCRALKQDAALAQVPVVFYTATYTEPRDQALAFSVGATRYLTKPMEMGRLMQALEDVLHDSSKGKTAGGTPAPREAFEAMHGERLQAKLSKKLEELEEKGRQLEESEQRFRDYAESVADWFWEADAHLRIVLAGGGPCGLTSTTLTDLLLRATDAGFSDETYVQALRDLNQRHAFRDLVVDFTDQQGHVLSLRLSGKPIFDHVGNFKGYRGVGRDVSETVSLNRRIEFLASHDELTGLPNRTLFRERLAQAIGQAQDDERVMVCAIDLDNFKLINDTLGHDAGDTLLKEAVTRITSCTRPGDTLARIAGDEFMLLMTGSDPLDAHLLAQDILRAFEAPVLLSERKVFASVSMGISVYPQDTSDALALLTYADMAMCRAKEKGRGACEYYTGELNSSAQEWLSIESGLRRALEHEELFMVYQPQVDLASEELVGLEALLRWRHPELGLIPPDRFIPVAERFGLIIPLTEWVLNTVCRQIQLWDGEGVQVPRVSVNISAHHIKNAGICEDLSRALTAYGITPQRLCVEITEHTLLESVESTHDSLDRLRSQGIPLSLDDFGLGYSSLGYLKRFPASELKIDRSFVDGVALQEDDRAICRAVIALGHAFGMRVVAEGIEDQWQQEALLQEGCDLAQGYLFARPMEDAQLREWLEGR; encoded by the coding sequence ATGGACACCCCACCGCCTGACATCCTCATTGCTGAAGACGACGAGAACTCGCGGGAATTGCTCGTGGCGGCCCTGGGTTCCGCGGGCTATGCCGTGCGCAGCGCGGGCAACGGCTATCGCGCCCTGGAACTGGCCCGTGAACGGACGCCGGACCTGATCATCTCGGACATCCTGATGCCCAAGATGGACGGCTACGCGCTCTGTCGGGCGCTCAAACAGGATGCGGCCCTGGCCCAGGTGCCGGTGGTTTTCTACACCGCAACTTACACCGAGCCGCGCGACCAGGCGCTTGCCTTCTCGGTGGGCGCAACGCGCTATCTGACCAAGCCGATGGAAATGGGCCGCCTGATGCAAGCGCTGGAGGACGTGCTGCACGATTCGTCCAAGGGCAAGACTGCAGGCGGGACGCCGGCGCCGCGCGAGGCCTTCGAGGCCATGCATGGCGAGAGGCTCCAAGCCAAGCTGAGCAAGAAGCTGGAGGAGCTGGAGGAAAAGGGCCGACAGCTGGAGGAAAGCGAACAGCGCTTCCGCGATTACGCGGAATCCGTGGCGGACTGGTTCTGGGAAGCCGACGCGCACCTGCGCATCGTATTGGCCGGCGGGGGACCCTGCGGTCTGACATCCACCACGCTGACCGACCTGCTCCTGCGCGCCACCGACGCAGGTTTCTCCGACGAGACCTACGTTCAGGCCCTCAGGGATCTCAATCAGCGCCACGCTTTTCGCGATCTGGTGGTGGATTTCACCGACCAGCAGGGCCACGTGCTCAGCCTGCGCCTCTCGGGCAAGCCCATCTTCGACCACGTCGGCAACTTCAAGGGCTACCGGGGTGTCGGCCGCGATGTGAGCGAGACCGTCTCCCTCAACCGGCGCATCGAGTTCCTTGCCAGCCATGATGAGTTGACCGGGCTCCCCAACCGGACCCTGTTCCGCGAGCGGCTGGCGCAGGCCATCGGCCAGGCGCAAGATGACGAACGGGTGATGGTCTGCGCCATCGATCTGGACAACTTCAAGCTGATCAACGACACCTTGGGACATGATGCCGGAGACACCCTGCTCAAGGAAGCTGTCACACGGATAACCAGTTGCACCCGGCCCGGCGACACCCTGGCGCGCATCGCCGGCGACGAATTCATGTTGCTGATGACTGGCTCCGATCCCCTGGACGCCCATTTGCTGGCGCAGGACATCCTGCGTGCCTTCGAGGCGCCGGTGCTGCTGTCGGAGCGCAAGGTGTTCGCCTCCGTCAGCATGGGCATCAGCGTCTATCCCCAGGACACGAGCGACGCGCTAGCCCTCCTCACCTACGCCGACATGGCCATGTGCCGCGCCAAGGAAAAAGGACGTGGCGCTTGCGAATACTACACCGGCGAACTGAACAGCTCGGCCCAGGAATGGCTGAGCATCGAGTCAGGACTGCGGCGTGCCCTGGAGCACGAAGAACTATTCATGGTCTACCAGCCGCAGGTCGACCTGGCCAGCGAGGAACTGGTGGGACTCGAAGCCCTGCTGCGCTGGCGTCACCCGGAACTGGGGCTGATCCCACCCGATCGCTTCATCCCCGTCGCTGAGCGCTTCGGGTTGATCATCCCGCTGACCGAATGGGTGCTGAACACCGTCTGCCGCCAGATCCAACTCTGGGATGGCGAGGGCGTGCAGGTGCCTCGGGTATCCGTCAACATCTCCGCGCACCACATCAAGAACGCCGGCATCTGCGAGGATCTCAGCCGGGCGCTGACCGCCTACGGCATAACGCCGCAGCGCCTGTGCGTCGAGATCACCGAACATACTTTGCTGGAGAGCGTGGAATCCACCCACGACAGCCTCGACCGACTGAGAAGCCAGGGCATCCCCCTTTCACTGGACGATTTCGGACTCGGATATTCCTCCCTGGGCTACCTCAAGCGCTTTCCTGCCAGCGAGTTGAAGATCGACCGCAGCTTCGTGGACGGCGTCGCCCTGCAGGAAGACGACCGCGCCATCTGCCGGGCGGTCATCGCCCTGGGACATGCCTTCGGCATGCGGGTCGTGGCCGAAGGCATCGAGGATCAATGGCAGCAGGAGGCGCTGCTGCAGGAGGGATGCGACCTGGCGCAGGGCTATTTGTTCGCGCGCCCCATGGAAGACGCGCAATTGCGCGAGTGGCTGGAAGGACGCTAG
- a CDS encoding ATP-binding protein — protein MAKRRRARLILGLILQLAAAPVAGLELSSEERAWLTDHPHIRVALSPDYQPISFVDEHGQPGGMVADYLQRVQDELGLEFQWVVPGPKQQQSNDPKIKGVDMVSVFADTPERREHWLFTEPFLEFPLYVIVRDGHAAMRDLRALKGKPVAVVAGYAAQELVVSRYPGARLEQVPDTRSGLQRLAFGAYEAFVSDLPTASWWLNREGLSDLRIAGDTGLKYRLGMAVRGDWPQFHGILAKALAKIDPAERQAIYNRWVQAPPQPDPSLWRALQIALAVSAFIALGLLAMFLWNRSLQRQVAERTQDLHDLFQRMERYHAAIVAMASRNKGGAAALSDALQGISAIAAEALGASRVSIWLLRNEGRTLECAELYQADTGAHSRGALLQSEDYPRYFEALTSARAIPAESAADDPRTSEFRDGYLRETGVVSMLDAAIRLGGQTKGVLCIEQTKATRRWSQDEISFAGEVADQVAQAYAHAVLARHRDQLEQLVDERTGDLQRANTELREEIDTRARIEAELRVSEQRFRSLVQMAPSVILGLSPEGHILEFNPEAERVFGRHREAVMDLDFASLFVPVDWRQPLKDRMRDMLDGQPAREYEMPVIDAEGKLRLFAWASERMIGPDGQALGLVSVGSDITRRKEVERELLHAKEAAESADRIKSMFVASMSHELRTPLNSIIGFTDVVLQGLSGELNEKQKDQLGRAYRSAKHLLTLISDVIDISKIEAGYVETFCEPFEIGKVLEEAAASVHHQAAQKGLALHVESCPNMSVVADRKRFYQCVLNLVSNAVKYSERGRVEIGAEPCEEGVRVWVRDTGIGIDAAGLTRIFQPFERINSRLKINTPGTGLGLYLTRKIMRELLHGDVGVESEPERGSTFSLWLPLCPPQPASVQAPAEQPSVPTPQQEG, from the coding sequence ATGGCAAAGCGGCGCAGGGCACGACTGATACTGGGTCTGATCTTGCAGCTTGCCGCTGCCCCGGTGGCGGGCCTGGAACTCAGCTCTGAAGAGCGCGCCTGGCTGACCGATCATCCCCATATCCGGGTGGCCCTGTCCCCCGACTACCAGCCAATTTCCTTCGTCGACGAGCACGGCCAGCCCGGCGGTATGGTGGCGGACTACCTGCAGCGCGTGCAGGACGAGCTCGGACTGGAATTCCAATGGGTCGTGCCAGGACCCAAGCAGCAGCAGAGCAACGATCCCAAAATCAAGGGCGTGGACATGGTCTCCGTGTTCGCCGACACGCCCGAGCGGCGCGAGCACTGGCTGTTCACCGAGCCCTTCCTGGAATTCCCCCTGTACGTGATCGTCCGTGACGGCCACGCAGCCATGCGCGACCTGCGTGCCCTGAAAGGGAAACCTGTGGCCGTCGTCGCCGGCTACGCCGCCCAGGAACTCGTGGTCAGCCGGTATCCCGGCGCCCGCCTCGAACAGGTGCCCGATACCCGCAGCGGACTGCAACGCCTGGCCTTCGGGGCTTACGAGGCCTTCGTCTCGGATCTGCCTACCGCCAGTTGGTGGCTCAATCGGGAAGGCTTGAGCGACCTGCGCATTGCCGGCGACACCGGGTTGAAGTACCGGCTGGGCATGGCCGTCCGGGGCGACTGGCCGCAGTTTCATGGAATCCTGGCCAAGGCCCTGGCGAAAATTGATCCGGCCGAACGGCAGGCGATCTACAACCGCTGGGTACAAGCGCCCCCGCAGCCTGATCCCTCGCTCTGGCGCGCCCTGCAGATCGCCCTGGCCGTCTCAGCCTTCATTGCGCTGGGGTTGCTGGCCATGTTCCTGTGGAACCGATCCCTGCAGCGCCAGGTCGCCGAGCGAACCCAGGATCTGCACGACCTGTTCCAGCGCATGGAGCGCTATCATGCCGCCATCGTCGCCATGGCCTCCCGCAACAAGGGCGGTGCCGCGGCCTTGAGCGACGCCCTGCAAGGCATCTCGGCCATCGCCGCCGAGGCCCTGGGCGCCAGCCGGGTTAGCATCTGGCTGCTGCGCAACGAAGGCAGGACGCTGGAATGCGCCGAGCTCTATCAGGCCGACACGGGGGCCCACTCACGCGGCGCCCTGCTGCAAAGCGAGGACTACCCCCGTTACTTCGAGGCACTCACCTCCGCCCGCGCCATACCTGCCGAGAGCGCTGCCGACGACCCGCGCACCAGCGAATTCCGCGACGGCTACCTGCGCGAAACCGGCGTGGTCTCCATGCTGGACGCGGCAATCCGTCTGGGCGGGCAGACCAAGGGCGTACTCTGCATCGAGCAGACGAAAGCGACGCGCCGCTGGAGCCAGGACGAAATCAGCTTCGCCGGGGAGGTCGCCGATCAGGTGGCGCAGGCCTATGCCCACGCCGTCCTGGCGCGCCACCGGGATCAGTTGGAACAACTGGTGGACGAGCGCACCGGCGACCTGCAGCGGGCCAACACGGAACTGCGTGAGGAGATTGACACCCGTGCCCGCATCGAAGCAGAGCTGCGGGTCAGTGAGCAGCGCTTCCGCTCCTTGGTGCAGATGGCCCCCAGCGTGATCCTGGGGCTGTCCCCGGAAGGGCATATCCTCGAATTCAATCCGGAGGCCGAGCGGGTCTTCGGCCGCCATCGGGAGGCCGTCATGGACCTCGATTTCGCCTCGCTGTTCGTGCCCGTGGACTGGCGCCAGCCCTTGAAGGATCGCATGCGGGACATGCTGGACGGCCAGCCGGCGAGGGAATACGAAATGCCCGTGATCGACGCCGAAGGTAAGCTAAGGCTGTTCGCCTGGGCGTCGGAGCGCATGATCGGACCTGACGGCCAGGCCTTAGGGCTAGTCAGCGTGGGTAGCGACATCACCCGACGCAAGGAAGTCGAACGCGAATTGCTGCATGCCAAGGAGGCCGCCGAATCCGCCGACCGCATCAAGTCCATGTTCGTGGCCTCCATGTCCCACGAACTGCGCACGCCGCTCAACTCCATCATCGGATTCACCGACGTGGTGCTGCAAGGCCTATCCGGGGAGCTCAACGAGAAACAGAAAGACCAATTGGGCCGAGCCTATCGCTCCGCCAAACACCTGCTGACCCTCATCAGCGATGTGATCGACATTTCCAAGATCGAGGCGGGCTATGTAGAGACCTTCTGCGAACCCTTCGAAATCGGCAAAGTGCTTGAAGAAGCCGCGGCCTCCGTGCATCATCAGGCGGCGCAGAAAGGGCTGGCCTTGCATGTGGAGTCTTGCCCCAACATGAGCGTGGTGGCGGACCGCAAGCGCTTCTACCAGTGCGTGCTGAACCTGGTGAGCAACGCGGTCAAATACAGCGAGCGGGGCCGCGTGGAAATCGGCGCGGAGCCCTGTGAAGAAGGCGTGCGGGTGTGGGTGCGCGACACCGGCATCGGCATCGATGCCGCCGGGTTGACCCGGATCTTCCAGCCTTTCGAGCGCATCAACTCGCGCCTCAAGATCAATACGCCAGGGACCGGGCTCGGCCTCTACCTGACGCGCAAAATCATGCGCGAACTGCTGCACGGCGACGTGGGCGTGGAAAGCGAGCCGGAACGGGGCAGCACCTTCAGCCTTTGGCTGCCGCTGTGCCCGCCGCAACCGGCATCCGTCCAGGCGCCGGCGGAGCAGCCCAGCGTGCCGACTCCGCAGCAAGAGGGTTGA
- a CDS encoding c-type cytochrome — MPPITHPETYPKFQKQLGKVAVLAEMINWCIRNPLQGQPLALDDPKMTAIQSYVVW; from the coding sequence ATGCCGCCAATAACCCACCCGGAAACCTATCCCAAGTTCCAGAAGCAGTTGGGCAAGGTGGCGGTGCTCGCGGAGATGATCAACTGGTGCATCCGCAATCCGCTCCAGGGACAGCCCCTGGCCTTGGACGATCCGAAGATGACGGCGATCCAGTCTTATGTGGTCTGGTAG
- the tadA gene encoding tRNA adenosine(34) deaminase TadA, with protein MDDADWMRHAMALASRAESFGEVPVGAVLVKDDAILSEGWNCPIARNDPSAHAEMVALRGGGQVLQNYRLLDTTLYVTLEPCVMCMGAIVHARVKRLVFGALDPKRGAVVSALQLADVDFLNHRVEVTGEVLAAECSEQLKTFFKRRR; from the coding sequence TTGGACGACGCAGACTGGATGCGCCACGCCATGGCTCTGGCCAGCCGGGCGGAGTCCTTTGGCGAGGTGCCGGTTGGCGCCGTGCTGGTCAAGGACGATGCCATCCTCAGCGAAGGCTGGAATTGCCCCATCGCGCGCAACGATCCCAGCGCCCATGCGGAGATGGTCGCCCTGCGCGGCGGAGGTCAGGTTCTGCAGAACTACCGGTTGCTGGACACCACGCTGTATGTGACCCTGGAACCCTGCGTCATGTGCATGGGCGCCATCGTTCACGCCCGCGTCAAACGGCTGGTTTTCGGGGCGCTCGACCCCAAGCGCGGCGCGGTTGTCAGCGCGCTGCAACTGGCGGATGTGGATTTTCTCAACCACCGCGTGGAAGTCACCGGCGAGGTGCTCGCGGCGGAATGTTCGGAACAGCTCAAAACCTTTTTCAAGCGCCGGCGCTGA
- a CDS encoding helix-turn-helix transcriptional regulator — protein sequence MSPGVAADRQEISYFRQISNMGLPFCIVLPDLFESLRRMLPFASGAFMEFEPDLLPHYQYVDWQNGKCLADTGDWLPLLREANPDAIKALDQAATTLPSHPSRGSGEPLRLDGCEPEGHAASRTLALKLSSSDSSGRSALLVLRRDAQDQAFDPGHLKRLQELAPLLSRAMVAPAEDSGSWVESGDQVMVILNEEGNVGHISARGAQFIQYALDRRWAPGRHWTPLDPDSLGETLMTYLRPGRGAPIESPADADDDRRWSNRWGRFGLRSNRLESLGRDGKPSFAVTVTRHVPLQLKLAKTLRRFPLSSKESAVCLKIALGRSFKEIAHEMRLSMSTVVAHSQAIYNKLGIAGRNELLTSLYRH from the coding sequence ATGAGTCCCGGCGTGGCCGCAGACCGGCAGGAAATCAGCTACTTCAGACAGATCAGTAACATGGGGCTGCCGTTTTGCATCGTGCTGCCCGACTTGTTCGAGTCGCTGCGGCGAATGCTGCCGTTTGCTTCCGGCGCCTTCATGGAGTTCGAGCCGGATCTCTTGCCCCATTATCAATATGTCGACTGGCAAAACGGCAAGTGCCTCGCGGATACCGGCGACTGGCTCCCGCTCCTGCGCGAAGCCAACCCCGACGCCATCAAGGCCTTAGATCAGGCCGCGACAACGTTGCCGTCACACCCCTCTCGGGGCAGCGGCGAACCCCTCCGGCTGGATGGTTGTGAACCCGAGGGGCATGCCGCCAGCCGCACGCTCGCCCTCAAACTGAGCTCATCCGATAGCAGTGGCCGCTCGGCCCTGCTGGTTCTCAGGCGAGACGCGCAGGACCAGGCATTCGACCCGGGCCATCTGAAGCGACTGCAAGAACTGGCACCATTATTATCCCGCGCCATGGTGGCCCCAGCCGAGGACAGCGGCTCCTGGGTCGAAAGCGGGGATCAGGTCATGGTGATCCTGAATGAAGAAGGCAACGTCGGGCATATCAGCGCGCGCGGCGCGCAGTTCATCCAGTACGCCCTGGATCGCCGATGGGCTCCGGGCCGCCATTGGACCCCTTTGGATCCGGACTCCTTGGGCGAAACGCTGATGACTTATCTCCGACCCGGGCGGGGCGCACCGATCGAATCACCCGCCGATGCGGACGATGACCGGCGCTGGTCAAACCGCTGGGGACGCTTTGGACTCCGCAGCAACCGCCTGGAATCCCTGGGGAGGGACGGCAAGCCGAGTTTTGCGGTAACGGTGACTCGTCATGTGCCGCTTCAGCTCAAGCTGGCCAAAACGCTGCGGCGCTTTCCCCTGTCCAGCAAGGAATCGGCGGTCTGCCTGAAGATCGCCTTGGGCCGCTCGTTCAAGGAAATCGCCCACGAAATGCGCCTGAGCATGAGCACCGTGGTGGCCCACAGCCAGGCCATATACAACAAGTTGGGAATCGCAGGCCGCAACGAACTGCTAACGTCGCTCTATCGGCATTGA
- a CDS encoding HEAT repeat domain-containing protein encodes MKRFDLQRHLVISASLMLLGLMPVSAKEEASVQVIDGNLSVKAQDMRQDDLLKLISDKTGIRFHAETPLDQKASVSFQGLGAEAALREILGSGANLFFRYGETKAKPSSALPEDVWVLGKDSSGSAGLRALSTAREIGPESNPAGPATVDVKPMNGEEKATTLERLRSGSSEERVQAMARLFEDGKAGEDEVRAALETATNDGDPQVRMMAMQALANLPDGSRYVHEALHDPDAGVRLMALASLSPGTEDGHLVREALNDPDQTVRSQAEEMVKSLGLASTESP; translated from the coding sequence ATGAAACGATTCGATCTACAACGCCATCTCGTAATAAGTGCAAGTCTTATGTTGCTGGGGCTGATGCCGGTGTCGGCCAAGGAGGAGGCGTCGGTGCAGGTCATCGACGGCAACTTGAGCGTGAAGGCTCAGGACATGCGCCAAGATGATCTGCTGAAGCTCATCAGCGACAAGACGGGCATCCGTTTCCATGCCGAAACTCCGCTCGATCAAAAGGCGAGCGTGTCGTTTCAGGGCTTGGGGGCGGAAGCGGCGCTGCGCGAAATCCTCGGCAGCGGAGCCAATCTGTTCTTCCGCTACGGAGAGACCAAGGCCAAGCCTTCCTCGGCGTTGCCGGAGGACGTCTGGGTGCTCGGAAAAGACAGTTCAGGGAGCGCTGGACTACGCGCCCTCAGCACCGCCAGGGAAATCGGGCCGGAAAGCAATCCGGCAGGGCCCGCAACCGTGGATGTCAAGCCAATGAACGGAGAGGAAAAAGCGACGACGCTGGAGCGATTGCGTTCGGGCAGTTCCGAGGAGCGGGTTCAGGCGATGGCGCGCTTGTTCGAAGACGGCAAGGCGGGTGAAGACGAGGTGCGCGCGGCGCTTGAAACCGCCACCAACGACGGGGATCCGCAAGTACGCATGATGGCGATGCAAGCCCTTGCCAACCTTCCTGACGGCTCCAGATACGTCCATGAGGCCTTGCATGACCCCGATGCCGGGGTGCGCTTGATGGCCTTGGCATCACTGTCGCCTGGCACGGAGGACGGGCATCTGGTCCGGGAAGCCCTGAACGACCCCGACCAGACAGTCCGGTCGCAGGCGGAGGAAATGGTCAAGTCACTTGGCCTTGCATCAACTGAAAGCCCCTAG
- a CDS encoding response regulator: MATALVIEDNEDNLELIRFILECAGYQVQHAPTGLEGVRHALTIPPDFILLDIQLPDIEGTEVLRRIREKEAGKSVPIIAVTSYAMSGDRENLIAAGCNGYIEKPIDPRTVIQQIREVLDGHPTA, translated from the coding sequence ATGGCGACTGCCTTGGTCATTGAAGACAACGAGGACAACCTGGAGTTGATCCGTTTCATCCTGGAATGCGCCGGCTATCAGGTCCAGCATGCGCCTACCGGACTGGAGGGTGTGCGCCATGCGCTGACCATCCCGCCGGACTTCATCCTCCTGGACATTCAACTGCCCGACATCGAGGGCACCGAAGTACTGCGCCGAATCCGGGAAAAAGAGGCAGGCAAGAGCGTACCCATCATCGCGGTCACCTCCTATGCCATGTCCGGCGACCGGGAGAACCTGATCGCCGCCGGATGCAACGGGTACATCGAGAAGCCCATCGATCCGCGCACCGTCATACAGCAAATCCGCGAGGTCCTGGATGGACACCCCACCGCCTGA
- a CDS encoding ubiquitin-conjugating enzyme E2, whose protein sequence is MQNNSSYEEAAMVCHTNRREEELSRLRALEQRSGRRIRVMRMSGEPVACIDLKMEVWTAEDANFPRSALSEVHASLVLGALYPFVPPRVEVKTRVFNPLVDPQGRLHFGLDWSAGCHLDNLACRVFKILAFDEGALSLGTVVNDAAAEWYQTARSLLPSVFPSDGLAGVGPDAAHSFSAIGGGL, encoded by the coding sequence ATGCAAAACAACAGCTCGTACGAGGAAGCTGCCATGGTCTGCCATACCAACCGCCGGGAAGAAGAGCTTTCGCGACTGCGGGCGCTGGAGCAGCGTTCCGGCCGGCGGATACGCGTGATGCGCATGTCCGGCGAACCAGTCGCATGCATCGATCTCAAGATGGAGGTGTGGACGGCGGAGGATGCCAATTTCCCGCGCAGCGCGCTTTCCGAGGTGCATGCCAGTCTGGTGCTGGGGGCGCTGTATCCTTTTGTGCCGCCCCGGGTGGAGGTCAAGACTCGGGTCTTCAATCCATTGGTGGACCCGCAGGGGCGTCTTCACTTTGGTCTGGATTGGTCCGCTGGCTGCCATCTGGACAACCTGGCTTGCCGCGTGTTCAAGATACTGGCCTTCGACGAGGGCGCGCTGAGCCTTGGGACTGTCGTCAATGATGCCGCCGCGGAATGGTATCAGACCGCGCGATCCCTGTTGCCCTCGGTGTTTCCCAGCGATGGTCTGGCGGGGGTCGGACCGGACGCGGCGCACAGCTTTTCAGCTATCGGCGGCGGCCTCTAG